A segment of the Zingiber officinale cultivar Zhangliang chromosome 8B, Zo_v1.1, whole genome shotgun sequence genome:
agttgtaggaagaagaaggagaagaagcacattagatgcttcacgtgtggagaacttggacactaccacacaagatgctcaaggaagggagagttcaagaagttggagcatctaaagaagtgggagaagaagaagaggagctcaagtcaagggggagcttcaagggtaagggaggtataccctaatttgaagtgtaattcaaattcaaattcttatcttcccatgcatgctaggagaaataatgattatcattatgtagcaatgaaaaattttggatttagatatcatgataggagtagggtaattgtagatcaaaaccctagaagACCAATGCATGATAAACAAAGAAatagtagacctaaggagacccaaggcattaatcctaagaaggggagacatatgcctagaaagggtaggtctaggaatgtccaaggtggacatgttgactctaggtttaggaacctagaaagggagaaccaagctttgaaggcaaagcttgatggtttggaacaattccttaagagattcactattggatctaagggattaaacatggtgttgggtagtcaaaaacccaacaatgatagatcgggtttgggataccaatctagtccctccaaggccaatgagagttcatatgctagggtggcaaatgatcatggcaagggagaggtctccaaggctaagggaaagtcttatgctagggttgcatatgactatagcaaggagaaatcaattaatggcaagggaaagtcatttaatggtaagaagaaattaaccaaggacaaggtgtccaaggttaagaaagttacgtttgtaggccaagtgtcaccgggggtggatcgatgtggcctagccattgtggaagagtcacctagggaggtggctaaggctaagagctctagggggagctcaaagagtcaaattgggacccatggccaatggatctcaggtgggttctacttaggggtctagaggagccatggagtgtgccaaatggtttagagacggatttgagtctcaaacctagggatttggcacacatggattgtgtttcatgcaagaaatatgacatttggggtcatatagcatgataattggttttggaagtatagatgccatataaaccaatgctagggatgcattgtgggttggtatgggcaaatacatcaagaggaagccaaaactaggactttaggtcaaggttcaattgaactttttagctagttttgtgttttgtgtcaatcttgggattggtgatagatatatttttatatatatttttcccaagtagacaagggtacaatagacctctccacaaaatttgggaatttttggaggtctagggaatttctggtgcatttctgaagttggcctaaaAAGggtgattttttcatgaatagtgtaccagtcgactggtaacagtaaattCTCActacagaatgtctctgtaaggttctgtcaAGGGGCCATCGACTGGTACTtattgcagtcgactgataccatcTGAAAGTGTTTTCGGCACTAGattttgaccatgtcaactcatatagatgtatgggatccatgggtgatacatacatgagtttagggtcatttggatgacaagttttcaataattgagatattgttggagaactttttggatgttaggcaaaggggagaagtaaggtttagttaggaaaaccgaAAGTAcctttgaaggggagccttgggataggttcttaaaaagcccgttgtaaaaatcctagctcaatggagagcttaggtaaaaggggagccttgggataggtccttcaaaagccttatgtggaaaatcctagctcaatgggagcttaggtgtagggggagccttgggataggttcttaaaaagccctgtgcattgtttcggcggttgccaagtgtgtagccttggcaacgtaagtccattcggcattgtaagtccaagtgtgtagccttggcatcgtaagtccattcggcagtgtaagtccaagtgtgtagccttggcaacgtaagtccattcggcggtgtaagtccaagtgtgtagccttggcaacgtaagtccatttgttttagcatgtttatttgctatatgttttccctaacttaaacgtattgccaaacaccaaaaagggggagattgttggagcaatcccaatggtccgcgggaccatgtgttttggtgtttgggcaaagggtttaagttaggttcacccttgtatttgatatgtgtatttgagttgtgcaggtttgcaggatacacatatgactcaggttgatggcttcgggtccggtgaaggatggagcatccgagggaccgtggacaaggcagcgaggacaagggccgagggaagcgacttcgaggcatacgcgaaggatggcattgggtatgagccgcgggcttgaatgcatccgagggacaagagccaaaggaagtaggcttgaaggcaaaaggtcaaagctgcaacgaagaagaatcaagtgagtataagggtgagggtatgagtgccgagagattgtactcggggtaccagtcgactgatggaagtcaCAGTCGTCTGATACAGTCGACTGGGTAGTTGACTGGGAGAAAAAACAATGCTTCTGTTCAATCGGTCAGTGTGGAACACTCATTggaatgtaacggtcgaatttccacagaggacagtTGACTGGATTTTAGCAATCGActgtaggcggggttttctaacccgtggcctataaaaccaaagcttgggagcttggtttgagttgacgaaatagaggtggttaatctctattagtagtctacttgtgccctagcgtcaaaagagctcttgtgagggttgtggtgaggtttctccacccacaaggaggtttgagctagccggaagttttccggggagtaatccaccgaaggatcgggatcgtccaccttacggacagccgtggagtaggagctttatctccgaaccacgtaaacgagcttgttagcggtttgcattctttcttattcttgtctttagtttagcttgtattttgtattgtatttccgctgcgcaaactaacgttgtagaaagaagcgagtatttgggggcgccgtctatccaaccccccttcaagccggcccaCCGATCTCCAACAatttgttgattctcgatctcAAACTCTACATGtgagattattaactttattacatttgttcatttctatcttgattagtatttagtaatactgatcaaattggatattatattttttttatcgagcaacaaatgacagaaagggtggctcaggcatctcagccatcAGCAGAGGGTGGAGAGTCACATTCTTTATCCACCGACGatctaaatgagatttattatgatgttatcGTGGAAGGAATTGCGTATTCAACTGAAATCAATAGATCAAAGAATGACTGATATGGATTTGTGGAGAGccgatgaggagaagaagagagctgaaCGTGACAAGAGTAATGAAGATCTTATGGCCCAAATACGGACGATTGTGGCTTCTTTCACCCAGGCATCACATGGTTCTGAGTCACAAGAGACTCAAGATCCATCAGACGGTGATGATTAGCTTTTTTGAGGTTTGTTCAACTAcactttagttttttatttatcatatagaACCTGAGCTAATATATTTATTCTGTTTTGATATTATAACATGTTTATTTCTAAGTATTTTATTACTATATGTTTCAGGAGTCACGTTCGGTCCTATTTACATATTGGCTCTTCACTACATCATTTGCTCATTTTTGTTCAGGTATCATTTCATATAAAATtcgttatacatatatatgtaaacTGTTTATTTATACATCAAAATGATCATTTTGAATTTGACTTTCTACaagattttctttattatttagcGTTCTTGTATTATTTGGAGTACATTCTAGTGCGGTATGTATTCTGTAAACTTGACTTTAGATATGGATATTTGCATATATATATTCTGTAGATTTGGTTAGCTATGGATTATATGGAATGTGTCTTTTTGTGGATTTTATTAGTGTGTGATtgttatatgatatatatatatatatatatatatatatatatatatatatatatatatatatatatgtggattataTTTGACGTAGATTATATTTTCTGTGGATTGTATTTGATGTGTGGATTATATTTGCTGTGGATTGTATTTGATGTGTGGATTGTATGATACCATCGTTTGTGATGGTTTGTTTATATATTTGAAAAATGTATATGGGAACAACGTGTAAACAATTTGAATCTggcaattttttttcattttccgtcggaataccgacggaaactGTTCCGTCGACAGTTATCAAAACTAATTATGGAATTCGATAGATTGCCGACGGAAATATCATTTTCCATCggtatttctgaaatttcctgaTGGAATCTATGGTTCCGTCAGAAGTTTTTCGGTATTTGGTACAATGTTTTTGTCAACGTCATTGACAGAATTAAAATTACTGGGACTTTTTCGATatatattaccgacggaaatggCGTTTTCCGTTGGAAATCATGGACCGTCGAATATTTTCTCGACGGAAATTATTCCGTCGAAAGTCTGTCGGTATAGGcatataccgacggaataccgacggataTTTTCGTCgggaaaactattttttttttagtgcCATGGGCGATCAATTATAGATCCATCTATTGAACTAGATCAACAAGTAGGTTTGAGTTGGATCTGCTTCAGCCTGATCGAGCCTGGTTGTGGTCAGGTCTAGCATAGATGATTGTATTAGCTGGTGTTAACTATCCATGCATTAATTGTTGCATTTGAGTAATTTGGTCATAGATCCACCAACTAATATATGTTCCTAGTTCAGATGGATAACACCCGGTGCACAACACAGTTGGTAAATGTTTGACGATGAATATATGAATTAAGTGTTTAATTACTACTGGACATATCCTCGTGATGAAACCTGTCGTCGTGTTAATATGAGAACAtactaatagaaaaaaaaaatagaagactaATCAAGTTGGGTAACGTTGAGTCTGGGTGACTGGTCCGACTTCACGAAAGTTTCCTATTaaccatcaggataaatcgggaagcgctcacaGTGGGTAGCCCAGGAGTacaacatcctttagttgcgtgtctcatttgaaggaaaaattcttataaattcatGATAATTATGGTTCGAACCGTAGATACCTAAGTGATAATCTAAATATCCTATCATTATATCATAATtctaaagataaaaataaactaaTAGAGATATTAGGGACGAGTGAATAATTTACGAGAACCACTCTTGTTTACTGATTTATCGGTTGAACCGAAAGTGGGGCCAAGCAGTATCCTCTCCGGAGGAGAATTATGTTTTAGTTCAGATGGATAAGACTAAGACTTATGCTATGTTTACTctagagtgtggatgaggaaaggaaaggaatcaacgatagaaagttatctttggaggaaaagaaaagaaagggtgaagaaatcttttcctttgcacacttgtttaccttgatagaggaaggtgaatacttatgatgtaattttgtaaataaaaaagggtgcatgcgtcatttttttggtaTATAGTGTAATTTTGTAAGTTAAAAAGGCTACATCCGTCATTTTTTttgtatatggtgtaattttgtgaatgcaaaaggggtacatgcgtcattttttttccatCCGCTGCTTTCTGTCCgattttggctccaaaattatCCGCTGATGGATTGCGTTATTTTTCCTTcgaaaaattttaatgaagtaaacggcggaaacttttccttaattttactttccactctcccaagtaaacagaGCATTAGGATTCCAAAAATAGATATCATTTCACTAACACCTACTTAAACCCTCTCTCTCCTCTCCGATCATTTTCCGACGAAGCGAAAAAAGGACTCCAAATGGCATCGGTGACGAGGATTGCTATCACTAGGTCCCTTCTCTCCGCATCTGCTTCCGAACCGCCCTCCTCTTCCCTCTCTTCCTTCCTCTCACCTTTCGCTCTCTGCCTCCCCTCCCCGCCCCCTCTTTCGCTTTCCCTCTCTTTCTCCTCATTTCCGTTACCCAAGCACTGAAGAATCCCCCTGCCCTCTCTACGGCTGACGACGACGACGCGGAGGCCGGCGCCACCGACTACGACATGGATGAGGAGGATGTCGAGGAGCTGGATAACAAGAAGGACTATGCCATCGAGTACGACAAGATACTCGACGTCGCACCCGTTTCCTCCTCCGCTGACTCGCCAGACCACATCGAGATGGTCGCCGTCGAGAGCTTCGTGTCCACGCAAGGGTGGGAGTCCGAGACTGTCGTTGACTACCGTATCAACTAGGAGGAGTTCCACAAGATCCGCCTCTTTCACTGCGACTTCTTTATCCGGAAGCCGCCCGACCCAGATGACAACGTCTACGACTTCCGAGAGGCATCGTCTCTTCTATCTTTATGTCTCTGGTAGGTCATGATGCCCTGTTCCTCCCCTTTCTGACGCGATTTTCTTTGTGGCTTTTCAACAAGCAGATGTATGTTACTCCTCCTGACATGGATGTCTACTCAATTCCGAAGGTTTTGGCTCCCATGCCTCAGAAGGTATGCATAAAAAAGTTGCAAATTTTGTAACGCTGTGTGGAACATAACTATCATTCATTACAGATAGCATGTGTAAACTGGAGCTTACTGCTTACCCAGCTAATAACTTATTTCTTGGGTTTGTTAGTACATTCGATGTGCAAAATCAAACTTTGGAAGCTACAATGTCACAGAGCCACCCATAGACGCACCTAGAGATCCACTGTACAAAACTGAGAGGGAAATTATGAAGGTATGTATCTGATGAATTTCTTTTTTCAGTGCTTCTCTATCAGTACAAATGTCTCATGTGATTTGGAATTGTTGAAACTTGAAATGGTCAGGGGAGTGATAAAGTCCTTTTTATACAATCTCGTTGGTTAAAACTTACAGGAGATGAACATAAACGAGTAATGTTTGCCCAACAACAATCCAATTCTACATATTTTTGCCTTGAATCCTGAGCTTAGCCTTTTGATTGAAATTCATCTTCTTGTGGTACCATGATGTGGACGCCAAGGTGGATGCCTTTGTTGAATATCGCTATAGTTGGAAGCAAATTAATTACTACCTAATTAGCTATTAGAAATAAATTAGCTATTGCCTAattagtagaaaataaataatgaccTAATTTAACTACTGCTATAGTAGAAAACAAATAATGGCCTAATTATCTTTTCAATTTTTGATTCCTTGTTTTTCTTTATGGTTGGTCTTTCCTAATCTTGTCATGTTTGtctccttatataaggagtgcCATTATTAATAAAGGAGGAGAGAAAAATTGAGTAATTGGACCTCTGTCTAGGACGAGCCTTCCCTCTTGAGTGATTTGGACTCTGTCTAGGACGAGTCTTTTTCCTCCTCCCTTCTCCCCTTATGTGTTGCATGACCAAGTACGGATCCGGATCTTGACCTGTGACTCGATCCTATACTCGGGACCATatcaacttggtatcagagccggtcaTGGGTGACACGGATCCTATCACATCCAAACTCGAGGTCTTCATGGAAAGATTGATGTCACAACAACAAGTTTTCATGGAGCAGATCACTTCCCGCCAGTAAGGATTAGAGGAGTAGATTGCCGAGATTTCCCATATTGTTCAAGATGCTAGGCGACGATCTTTGCACACTGCAGACAACCCTACCAGTGCAGAGTATGACCCTTCTAGAGGCTCAGAGGTCAGACCTAAACTGCCAACCAGCGGTACCATGACTCCGCGATACTCAAAGATGGAGTTCCCCACCTATTCTGGAGAAGGGGATCCACTGAGCTGGGTTAAAAGGTGTTAAAAGGACCATAGAGGCTGATAAGGTTGGCCTTGCTGCCTTCCACTTGGTAGGGGAAGCCCAACTTTGGTTTGATTAGGTAGAGCAAGAAGAGTCAGAGATGACTTGTAAGTAGTTCAGAGACCACTGTCATATCTGCTTTGGCCCGCCCCTGAGCAACAACCCTTTGGGAGAGCTAGCAAATCTTAAGTAGACATGCTTTGTAGAAGACTACCAGCGCCAATTTCAATCTCACCTCGCTTGGACCTCGGACCTCCGACCACAACAACAAGTTGACATATTCATTGCAGGGCTAGTC
Coding sequences within it:
- the LOC122017604 gene encoding PLASTID TRANSCRIPTIONALLY ACTIVE protein 6, chloroplastic-like — translated: MYVTPPDMDVYSIPKVLAPMPQKYIRCAKSNFGSYNVTEPPIDAPRDPLYKTEREIMKEKDLLEKSGPGAQRSGRPGGT